In Anaerolineales bacterium, one DNA window encodes the following:
- a CDS encoding AraC family transcriptional regulator has protein sequence MVATIQTMQDHSDCIENVKLYIREHLNEPLPRDVLAEVAGFSIPHFHRVFTAQTGESAASYIRRMRLERAARKLRMGAVDITEVALAAGYDSHAAFGKAFKGQFGLSPSEFRALGCSAATQLLRKG, from the coding sequence ATGGTCGCCACCATTCAAACCATGCAAGATCATTCGGACTGCATCGAGAACGTCAAACTCTACATCCGCGAGCATCTCAATGAGCCGCTGCCTCGTGACGTGCTGGCGGAGGTGGCGGGATTCTCCATCCCCCACTTCCACCGAGTCTTCACCGCGCAGACCGGCGAAAGCGCCGCCAGTTACATCCGCCGTATGAGGCTGGAACGTGCCGCGCGCAAACTCCGCATGGGCGCGGTGGATATCACCGAGGTCGCGCTCGCCGCTGGCTACGATAGCCACGCGGCCTTCGGTAAGGCGTTCAAAGGGCAGTTCGGTCTGAGTCCGAGCGAGTTCCGTGCCCTGGGTTGCAGCGCGGCGACACAACTCTTGAGAAAAGGATAA
- a CDS encoding TetR/AcrR family transcriptional regulator — MARPSKKHQITNLQEVIKETSWKLTAKFGAPALSLRAIARELKITAPAIYNYFRDRDALVTALIIDAYTTFGDAQIAARDAVPEADLVERLRAIGMAYRQWAIEYPQRYQLVFGTPIPGYVSPVKEVLPSAARSLSALVSVIDGLRIANNLSAENFPAVHSGYEQQLDVRQDFAGDYHIFSLSVAMIVWSRVHGLVSLEISGKMPPFGMDGADLYRYEIDSIIKQFVKSGN; from the coding sequence ATGGCCAGGCCGAGCAAAAAACACCAAATCACTAATCTTCAAGAAGTCATCAAGGAAACATCATGGAAACTGACTGCCAAGTTTGGTGCGCCAGCTTTGTCGCTGCGTGCGATTGCGCGCGAGTTGAAGATAACTGCTCCCGCCATCTACAACTATTTCCGAGACCGCGACGCGCTGGTCACCGCACTCATCATTGATGCATACACTACGTTTGGCGATGCGCAGATTGCGGCGCGAGATGCTGTCCCGGAAGCCGATTTGGTGGAGCGGCTGCGCGCAATCGGAATGGCATACCGTCAGTGGGCGATCGAATACCCCCAGAGATACCAGCTGGTCTTTGGTACGCCCATTCCGGGATATGTCTCTCCGGTGAAGGAGGTCCTTCCTTCTGCGGCACGTTCGCTCAGTGCCTTGGTCAGTGTAATTGACGGTTTGCGTATAGCCAATAATCTGTCTGCGGAGAATTTTCCCGCCGTTCATTCCGGGTACGAACAACAATTAGATGTTCGGCAGGATTTTGCGGGAGATTACCATATTTTCTCGCTCTCTGTTGCAATGATCGTTTGGAGCCGCGTGCATGGACTGGTTTCACTTGAAATTTCAGGCAAAATGCCGCCATTTGGCATGGATGGAGCGGACTTGTATCGTTACGAGATCGATTCGATCATCAAACAATTTGTGAAAAGCGGGAACTAG
- the fdhF gene encoding formate dehydrogenase subunit alpha, with amino-acid sequence MIKSDRVTTTTCPYCGVGCTLELHVKDDFIYKVTSPFDSPVNHGNLCVKGRFGYDFVYHPKRVTTPLVRRYLLEGKPKPEGREQVFAVSVDGKPIPTSQISNDWDWVETDWDTALDFVADNLVRICQRDGSDAMAVYCCAKATNEDNYLLQKMYRAIFRTNNVDHCTRLCHAGSVVALQQATGSSAMSNTASQVIMNDVFIVTGSNTSENHPIIALQMKEAVMKHGAKMIVVDPRRIDLVDMAELWLPLKPGTNVPVFSAMAHVIVKEGLVNWEFVKSRTEGFDEFAESLEKFTPEYAEEISGVPAEDIRNAARMYAKAKNAAIYWGMGISQLSHGTASALALINLAFLTGHIGRDGTGLNPLRGQNNVQGASDMGCMPFHYPGYMRVDNPDNRAKWEKTWNIEEGGLSLKLGLTTTEILSHAHEGGVRALYIMGENPMMSEPNLNETRKHMQALEFIVAQDIFINESGAFADVFLPATPFAEKDGTFSNTDRRVQRVRAAHPPRGDARPDWQIICDLALRLESRLGLPTAKWTYSNPEEILREMASVNSDYAGITYERIEKVGLIYPVPTLDHPGTPTLFTESFPRGRGKFHQLDYVPVMEEADDEFPFILTTGRVLEHWHGGTMTRNSALNEAYPEARVEIHPADADIHGIRHNDPVRVKSRRGEVVLRASITEKTSVGVVFIPFHFAEAAANLLTNDALDPQAKIPEFKACAVQVFPAREKDLPNPEVVLERGRY; translated from the coding sequence ATGATCAAATCAGACCGGGTGACCACCACCACCTGCCCCTACTGCGGGGTGGGCTGTACGTTGGAATTGCATGTGAAGGATGACTTTATTTACAAAGTCACCAGCCCGTTCGATTCGCCTGTCAATCACGGGAATTTGTGCGTGAAGGGACGTTTCGGTTATGATTTTGTCTATCATCCCAAGCGCGTGACCACGCCGCTTGTGCGCCGCTATTTGCTCGAAGGCAAACCAAAGCCCGAAGGACGCGAACAGGTCTTTGCTGTCAGTGTGGATGGCAAACCAATCCCTACTTCACAAATTTCCAACGATTGGGACTGGGTCGAAACCGATTGGGACACTGCACTGGATTTCGTCGCTGATAATCTCGTCCGCATCTGTCAACGCGACGGCTCGGACGCGATGGCGGTCTATTGCTGCGCCAAAGCCACAAACGAAGACAATTATCTGTTGCAAAAAATGTATCGCGCGATCTTCCGTACCAATAATGTAGATCACTGCACGCGTCTCTGTCACGCAGGTTCGGTGGTGGCATTGCAACAAGCGACGGGTTCGTCTGCGATGAGCAACACCGCCTCGCAGGTCATTATGAACGACGTGTTCATTGTGACTGGCTCGAACACGTCCGAGAACCATCCCATCATTGCTTTGCAAATGAAGGAAGCTGTGATGAAGCATGGCGCAAAGATGATCGTCGTGGACCCGCGCCGCATCGACCTGGTGGACATGGCGGAACTCTGGCTGCCGCTCAAGCCTGGCACGAACGTGCCTGTCTTTTCCGCGATGGCGCATGTGATCGTGAAAGAGGGATTGGTAAATTGGGAATTTGTAAAATCACGCACAGAGGGATTTGATGAGTTTGCCGAATCCCTTGAAAAGTTCACCCCAGAATACGCTGAAGAAATTTCAGGCGTGCCTGCTGAAGACATTCGCAATGCAGCGCGCATGTATGCCAAAGCAAAGAACGCCGCCATTTATTGGGGCATGGGCATCTCGCAACTTTCACACGGCACTGCCAGCGCCTTGGCGTTGATCAACCTCGCATTTCTCACGGGTCACATTGGACGCGACGGCACGGGGCTGAATCCATTGCGCGGACAAAACAACGTGCAAGGCGCGAGCGACATGGGCTGTATGCCTTTTCATTATCCCGGTTACATGCGCGTGGATAATCCCGACAACCGCGCCAAGTGGGAAAAGACGTGGAATATCGAAGAAGGCGGGTTGAGCCTCAAGCTGGGGCTCACCACCACTGAAATTCTCAGCCATGCGCACGAAGGCGGCGTCCGCGCGTTGTACATCATGGGCGAGAACCCAATGATGTCCGAGCCGAACCTCAACGAGACCCGCAAACACATGCAGGCACTTGAGTTCATCGTCGCGCAGGACATTTTCATCAATGAGAGTGGTGCGTTTGCGGATGTCTTCCTGCCCGCCACGCCCTTCGCCGAAAAAGACGGGACGTTCTCGAATACGGATCGCCGCGTACAGCGAGTCCGCGCCGCGCATCCGCCGCGTGGGGATGCAAGACCTGACTGGCAGATCATCTGCGATTTGGCGCTGCGCCTCGAATCACGCCTCGGCTTGCCCACTGCGAAATGGACCTATTCCAACCCCGAAGAGATTCTGCGCGAAATGGCGAGCGTCAATTCAGATTACGCGGGCATCACCTACGAGCGCATCGAAAAGGTCGGCTTGATCTACCCCGTGCCAACGCTCGATCACCCTGGCACGCCGACCCTCTTTACCGAATCCTTCCCGCGCGGACGAGGCAAGTTCCACCAACTCGATTACGTCCCCGTCATGGAAGAAGCGGACGATGAATTCCCGTTCATCCTCACCACGGGGCGCGTGCTCGAACATTGGCACGGAGGTACGATGACCCGCAACTCGGCGTTGAATGAGGCATACCCCGAAGCCCGCGTGGAGATTCACCCCGCCGATGCGGACATCCACGGCATACGGCATAACGACCCCGTGCGCGTAAAATCCCGCCGCGGGGAGGTCGTCCTGCGCGCCAGCATCACCGAGAAGACCTCCGTCGGCGTGGTCTTCATCCCCTTCCACTTCGCCGAAGCCGCCGCGAACCTGCTGACGAACGACGCGCTCGACCCGCAGGCGAAGATCCCCGAATTCAAAGCCTGCGCCGTGCAGGTCTTCCCCGCAAGGGAGAAGGATCTACCCAATCCCGAAGTGGTGTTGGAGCGTGGAAGATATTAG
- a CDS encoding YigZ family protein translates to MSNPYLVPLNEIRREQTVVNSRFIATLAPAFSSDEARAFIARIKKEFADATHNVPAYIIGGGNTVTEYFSDDGEPSGTAGKPALTVLRGSGLGDAVLVVTRYFGGTLLGTGGLVKAYTEAAQSVVNAVERGRRVPVHVAMAAIPYNLLERMRLLVSKNHGKVLGEDYAGDITATLQFPVENFEAFQADLRELSAGKIQAEVIETKEEIVPVK, encoded by the coding sequence ATGTCCAACCCCTACCTCGTCCCGCTCAACGAAATCCGCCGCGAGCAGACGGTGGTCAACTCGCGCTTCATTGCCACGCTCGCGCCCGCATTCTCCAGTGACGAAGCGCGGGCGTTCATCGCGCGCATCAAAAAGGAATTCGCGGATGCGACCCACAACGTCCCTGCGTATATCATTGGCGGCGGGAACACGGTCACGGAGTATTTTTCGGACGACGGAGAGCCGAGCGGCACGGCGGGCAAACCTGCGCTGACTGTCCTGCGTGGTAGTGGACTTGGTGATGCGGTTCTGGTCGTCACCCGCTATTTCGGTGGGACCCTGCTTGGCACGGGCGGATTGGTCAAAGCCTACACCGAAGCGGCGCAGTCGGTGGTCAATGCCGTGGAGCGGGGACGGAGAGTCCCAGTCCACGTGGCGATGGCGGCGATTCCATACAACCTGCTGGAGCGGATGCGTTTGTTGGTGTCAAAGAATCATGGGAAGGTTTTGGGCGAAGATTACGCGGGGGATATCACTGCGACTCTTCAATTCCCCGTGGAGAATTTCGAAGCGTTCCAGGCTGACCTGCGCGAACTATCTGCGGGGAAGATTCAGGCGGAAGTGATCGAGACCAAGGAAGAGATTGTGCCTGTCAAGTAG
- a CDS encoding YkvA family protein, translating into MFKKPNEEFVKEGAQTVTEKDVEKIISKSEELKKKFSARGPLARFREDGQLLIAIVKDYWSGAYRKIPYGTITSIVFTLIYVLNPFDLIPDMLPFIGQLDDVAVMGACLILIEQDLHKYNDWKQGQA; encoded by the coding sequence ATGTTTAAAAAACCAAACGAAGAGTTTGTCAAAGAAGGGGCGCAAACCGTCACGGAAAAAGATGTTGAAAAAATTATCAGCAAATCTGAAGAACTCAAAAAGAAATTCAGCGCCAGGGGTCCGCTGGCGCGGTTTAGGGAGGATGGTCAACTTCTGATCGCGATCGTCAAGGATTACTGGTCAGGCGCGTATCGCAAGATCCCTTATGGCACCATCACATCGATCGTGTTCACGCTCATTTACGTCCTAAATCCCTTCGACTTGATACCGGATATGCTGCCGTTCATCGGTCAACTGGACGATGTTGCGGTCATGGGAGCGTGTTTGATCCTGATCGAGCAGGATCTGCACAAGTATAATGACTGGAAACAGGGGCAGGCGTGA
- a CDS encoding VOC family protein, with protein MKIKLTSVSIDDYDKALKFYTDAMGFVLKRDIPLGDGARWITVVSPDEPNGTELLLEPNANYPAMKALKEALVKDGIPFTAFEVSDMQREYERMKQLGVEFTMEPTNMGPTTVAVLNDTCGNLIQIYQVTGE; from the coding sequence ATGAAAATCAAACTGACCAGCGTTTCGATAGATGATTACGACAAGGCACTGAAGTTTTATACTGATGCCATGGGCTTTGTTCTAAAACGAGATATTCCCTTGGGAGACGGCGCGCGCTGGATCACCGTGGTCTCACCTGATGAGCCGAATGGCACCGAACTGCTGTTGGAGCCAAATGCCAACTACCCGGCGATGAAGGCGCTTAAGGAAGCGCTTGTCAAAGACGGGATCCCGTTCACAGCCTTCGAGGTCAGCGACATGCAAAGAGAATATGAACGTATGAAACAACTTGGTGTGGAATTCACGATGGAGCCGACGAATATGGGTCCCACCACTGTGGCGGTGCTGAACGACACATGCGGAAACTTAATACAGATTTATCAGGTCACGGGTGAGTGA
- the pgl gene encoding 6-phosphogluconolactonase — MIKIFRDTDELSQFAVVAFIETANQSIAKRGRFLVALSGGSTPMKLYGRLASETLDWSRVHFFWGDERCVPVDDAGNNYGQTKKVLFDKIGKTNIHRISSELEPGSAAKDYAQTLSGFADAPFSFPRFDLVLLGMGDDGHTASLFPGSPIDIKTPALAVTAHYQDRPANRVTLSPLVFNQAREIWFLVTGAGKAETLRNVLKGERNLEKYPAQRIQPVDGNLVWMVAEAAGSFL, encoded by the coding sequence ATGATCAAAATCTTTAGGGACACGGACGAGCTAAGTCAATTTGCGGTGGTGGCATTCATCGAGACCGCGAACCAGTCCATCGCAAAGCGCGGGCGTTTTTTGGTCGCGCTCTCTGGCGGCAGCACGCCCATGAAGTTATATGGACGGCTCGCTTCGGAAACACTGGATTGGAGCCGCGTTCATTTCTTTTGGGGCGACGAACGTTGTGTGCCTGTGGACGATGCTGGCAATAATTACGGACAAACAAAAAAAGTCCTCTTCGACAAAATCGGGAAGACAAACATTCACCGCATCAGTTCCGAACTCGAACCCGGTTCCGCTGCGAAGGACTATGCCCAAACCCTGAGCGGATTCGCGGACGCGCCGTTCAGCTTTCCCCGTTTCGATCTTGTCCTGCTCGGCATGGGCGATGACGGTCACACCGCCTCATTGTTCCCCGGATCGCCCATTGACATTAAAACACCCGCACTCGCTGTAACCGCGCACTATCAAGATCGCCCCGCAAACCGCGTGACCCTGTCTCCGCTGGTATTCAATCAGGCAAGAGAGATTTGGTTTTTGGTGACAGGCGCCGGCAAAGCGGAGACATTGCGAAACGTCTTGAAGGGTGAAAGAAATCTTGAAAAATATCCCGCACAACGAATCCAGCCCGTGGATGGGAATCTGGTTTGGATGGTTGCTGAAGCGGCGGGGAGTTTTTTGTAA
- a CDS encoding crosslink repair DNA glycosylase YcaQ family protein — MLNVKKLQTLRARTFNLPPAKRLSTLRQALTFVNQRGFVYFWPIKGIVLPSLWTAVAGDRPVADKHDDPGHITWGWKDDALDKKIWYYGKIMRGKATMISLEIAPYFYALSENYGEPEEDYLIAYHEGRLTQAAKQVYETLLEHGKLNTLDLRKLAKLSNVKDTEFSKALEYLQRDFKILPVGVAQAGAWKYSHIYGITTHHFPDLSEQARKITQSQARAKLLELYFDMVGAAQLRDVQKLFGWGNEVVKKSVGKLVEIEKLSAAQHPKHAGEWIALWGL; from the coding sequence ATGCTCAATGTTAAGAAATTGCAAACGCTTCGCGCGCGGACCTTCAACCTGCCTCCCGCAAAACGGCTTTCGACTCTGCGCCAGGCATTGACTTTTGTCAATCAGCGCGGCTTCGTCTATTTCTGGCCCATCAAAGGGATTGTCCTGCCCTCGCTGTGGACGGCGGTTGCAGGCGACCGACCTGTTGCCGACAAACACGATGATCCCGGTCACATCACCTGGGGCTGGAAGGATGATGCCCTCGATAAAAAGATATGGTATTACGGGAAAATTATGCGCGGCAAAGCGACGATGATCTCGCTGGAGATCGCACCCTATTTTTATGCGCTCTCCGAGAATTATGGTGAGCCTGAAGAAGATTATCTGATTGCCTATCACGAGGGACGCTTGACGCAAGCCGCGAAGCAGGTCTATGAAACTCTGCTCGAGCATGGCAAATTGAACACGCTGGACTTGCGGAAACTGGCGAAACTTTCCAATGTAAAGGATACGGAATTCAGCAAGGCGTTGGAATATTTACAGCGCGATTTCAAAATATTGCCGGTTGGCGTGGCACAGGCGGGTGCGTGGAAGTATTCGCACATCTACGGGATCACCACACATCATTTCCCCGACCTGTCCGAGCAGGCACGCAAGATCACCCAGTCACAGGCGCGCGCGAAACTGCTGGAGTTGTATTTCGACATGGTCGGTGCGGCTCAATTGCGCGATGTGCAGAAGTTGTTCGGCTGGGGGAATGAGGTGGTGAAGAAGAGCGTTGGTAAATTGGTTGAAATTGAAAAATTGTCAGCAGCCCAACATCCGAAACATGCCGGCGAGTGGATCGCTCTGTGGGGATTATAG
- a CDS encoding DUF2214 family protein codes for MIIVNSIMASLHHILAFALTAALVYEFVAYRKELTVPEARRIQRVDLVYGISAGLLIIVGLLRVYFFEKGPNYYLYNHIFWTKMALFVIIGMLSVYPTIRYIKWNPMLTQNKAPEIPDNEYKNIRLLLWLEMIGLVLVLFAAPLMARGVG; via the coding sequence ATGATTATCGTAAATTCCATCATGGCAAGCCTGCACCACATCCTTGCATTCGCGCTGACGGCGGCGCTGGTGTATGAATTCGTCGCCTACCGCAAGGAACTGACCGTCCCCGAGGCGCGCCGCATCCAGCGTGTGGATTTGGTCTATGGCATTTCGGCGGGCTTGCTGATCATCGTCGGGTTACTGCGCGTGTATTTCTTCGAGAAGGGACCGAATTACTATCTGTACAACCACATCTTCTGGACAAAGATGGCGTTATTCGTGATCATCGGTATGTTGTCTGTTTACCCGACCATCCGCTACATCAAATGGAATCCGATGCTGACGCAAAATAAAGCGCCTGAAATCCCGGACAACGAGTATAAAAACATCCGCCTGCTGCTTTGGCTGGAAATGATCGGGCTGGTGTTGGTCTTGTTCGCCGCTCCGCTCATGGCAAGAGGGGTGGGATGA
- a CDS encoding SDR family oxidoreductase — MSVNHVVFGTGAIGRAIAVELVKRGESVRMVNRSGRMDEVPAGVEVRAADLYDQAQVKEVTRGAKVVYQASQPEYHQWVEKFPPLQKSIIDGLTGGDAKLVLVENLYMYGDTNGAPLTEDSPHNAHTRKGRVRSEVSDAAFEAHHTGKLRVTTGRGSDFFGPWGLPTAAMGERTFYPLLHGKAANLVGNIDLPHTHTFAPDFGKALVILGGRPEADGQAWHVPNDSPRVTQREMVTMIAEEMGIPPAFSAMGRAMMWIGGLFISEAKEMVEMMYGFEKPFIVDSSKFENTFGMKATPMREAIKETVAWYRSHPEKK; from the coding sequence ATGTCTGTAAATCATGTTGTTTTTGGAACAGGTGCAATCGGACGCGCGATTGCGGTAGAACTTGTCAAACGCGGGGAATCCGTCCGCATGGTGAACCGCTCGGGGCGGATGGACGAAGTACCTGCCGGGGTGGAGGTCAGAGCCGCAGATCTGTATGACCAGGCACAGGTCAAAGAAGTGACGCGTGGCGCGAAGGTCGTGTATCAGGCGTCTCAACCCGAATACCACCAATGGGTCGAAAAATTCCCGCCGTTGCAAAAATCCATCATCGATGGTTTGACGGGAGGTGACGCCAAATTGGTGTTGGTTGAAAATCTATACATGTATGGCGACACAAACGGCGCGCCGCTGACGGAGGATTCGCCGCACAATGCTCATACGCGCAAGGGACGCGTGCGCAGTGAGGTCAGCGATGCCGCGTTTGAAGCGCATCACACGGGTAAATTACGCGTGACTACCGGGCGCGGATCGGACTTCTTCGGTCCGTGGGGGCTGCCGACGGCGGCGATGGGCGAGCGGACGTTCTATCCGCTGCTGCATGGAAAGGCGGCGAATTTGGTGGGGAATATCGACCTGCCGCACACGCATACGTTTGCGCCTGATTTTGGAAAGGCGCTTGTGATTTTGGGCGGTCGTCCCGAAGCGGATGGGCAGGCTTGGCACGTACCGAACGACTCGCCGCGCGTGACCCAGCGCGAGATGGTGACGATGATCGCCGAAGAGATGGGCATCCCACCTGCATTCAGCGCGATGGGACGGGCGATGATGTGGATCGGCGGTTTGTTCATCTCTGAAGCGAAGGAGATGGTTGAGATGATGTACGGGTTTGAGAAGCCCTTTATTGTGGATTCAAGCAAATTCGAGAATACCTTCGGAATGAAGGCTACACCGATGCGCGAAGCGATCAAGGAAACGGTGGCGTGGTATCGAAGTCATCCTGAAAAGAAATAA
- a CDS encoding IS5 family transposase (programmed frameshift) — MDIKDEQWAIVRPLLPKPVRRADGRGRPRVNDREILNGILWILRTGARWQDLPERYPPYQTCHRRFQEWVQAGVFEKVLQALVRDVKERGKLDLTECFIDGSFVIAKKGAEGVGKTKRGKGTKLMAVADRAGLPIAISVESASPHEVRLVESTLKSRFTKERPGKLIGDRAYDSDPLDERLRKQGIELIAPHKTNRTKPRTQDGRPLRRYRNRWKIERLFAWLQNFRRIQTRHERILENYLAFVLLGCMIILFRSCF; from the exons ATGGACATCAAAGACGAACAATGGGCAATTGTCAGACCCCTTCTTCCTAAGCCTGTTAGAAGAGCGGATGGACGCGGCAGGCCGAGGGTCAATGATCGCGAGATCCTAAATGGCATCCTTTGGATTTTGCGAACGGGAGCACGTTGGCAGGATTTGCCAGAGCGCTACCCGCCATACCAGACTTGCCATCGACGCTTTCAAGAGTGGGTGCAGGCGGGGGTCTTCGAAAAGGTGCTGCAGGCTCTGGTGAGAGACGTGAAAGAGCGTGGCAAGCTGGATTTGACAGAGTGTTTCATCGATGGCAGCTTTGTCATCGCAAAAAAGGGGGCCGAGG GGGTGGGAAAAACCAAGCGGGGCAAGGGTACAAAGCTCATGGCAGTGGCAGATCGCGCTGGTCTTCCTATCGCCATATCCGTTGAAAGTGCTTCGCCGCATGAAGTCAGACTGGTCGAAAGCACGCTCAAAAGCCGTTTCACCAAGGAGCGTCCGGGAAAACTGATCGGTGACCGAGCGTATGATAGTGACCCACTTGACGAGAGGTTGCGAAAACAAGGCATTGAGCTGATCGCACCTCACAAGACCAACCGCACAAAGCCACGCACCCAAGATGGCAGGCCTCTGCGGCGTTATCGAAACCGTTGGAAGATCGAGCGGTTGTTTGCTTGGCTGCAAAACTTTCGGAGAATACAGACTCGACATGAACGGATCCTTGAAAACTATCTTGCCTTTGTCTTGTTGGGCTGCATGATCATTTTATTCAGATCGTGTTTTTGA
- the zwf gene encoding glucose-6-phosphate dehydrogenase yields MTIPLYNGLPATIIIFGASGDLTQRKLIPSLFNLFHKRRTPKNLRIIGFGGTDFTDEQFREHLHKGLKEYAGYPFTDEDWNLFAPKLRYLCGKYNEISAFQRLSEQLAKLEDGEANRLYYMALPPTLFPAILDNLDSTGQLHENRAWRRVVLEKPFGTDLESAVTLNKQVHKVLSENQIYRIDHYLGKETVQNILFTRFANTIFEPVWNRTYIDHVQITVAEKVGLEHRAKFYDGIGILRDMFQNHLLQLLTLVAMEPPASFSAGHLRNEKVKVLSAIQPMTSEQVSANTVRAQYKGYRKEGQVNPDSATATYAALRLFVNNWRWKGVPFFLRSGKNLTEKHSQIIIQFKEPPLAMFPMQTLKANMLVLYLQPDEGVHLRFEAKAPDTVSETRSVDMEFKYAEAFGKTAIPEAYERLLLDAIQGDAALFTRADEVEAAWALIDPILQTWETHQTPPLAVYKPGSWGPPEADTLLARDGRRWLNEEASLMLEKQA; encoded by the coding sequence ATGACCATCCCACTTTATAACGGACTCCCCGCCACGATCATCATCTTTGGCGCATCAGGCGACCTGACGCAGCGCAAGTTGATCCCCTCTCTGTTCAATCTCTTCCACAAACGGCGTACGCCTAAGAATCTCCGGATCATCGGTTTCGGCGGCACGGATTTTACCGACGAGCAGTTCCGCGAGCACCTGCACAAAGGACTGAAGGAATACGCGGGTTATCCGTTCACTGATGAGGACTGGAACCTCTTTGCACCAAAACTGCGGTACCTGTGCGGGAAATATAATGAAATAAGCGCCTTCCAAAGGCTTAGTGAACAACTCGCCAAATTGGAAGACGGCGAAGCGAACCGCCTGTACTACATGGCACTTCCGCCCACCCTCTTCCCTGCCATCCTGGACAACCTTGATTCGACGGGTCAACTGCATGAGAATAGAGCCTGGCGACGCGTGGTTCTGGAAAAGCCATTCGGCACAGACCTTGAGTCTGCTGTGACGCTTAACAAACAAGTCCACAAGGTACTGAGTGAAAATCAGATCTACCGCATTGATCACTATCTCGGCAAGGAAACCGTACAGAACATCCTGTTTACGCGCTTTGCAAACACCATCTTCGAACCCGTCTGGAACCGCACCTATATTGACCATGTCCAGATCACGGTTGCCGAGAAAGTCGGCCTGGAGCACCGCGCAAAATTCTATGACGGCATTGGCATCCTGCGCGACATGTTCCAAAACCACCTGCTTCAATTGCTCACCCTCGTTGCAATGGAGCCTCCTGCCTCGTTCAGCGCGGGCCACTTGCGGAATGAAAAAGTGAAAGTCCTCAGTGCGATCCAGCCGATGACCTCCGAGCAGGTGTCAGCAAATACGGTACGCGCTCAATATAAAGGCTATCGAAAGGAGGGCCAGGTCAACCCCGATTCTGCCACGGCCACGTACGCAGCACTGCGTCTCTTCGTGAACAACTGGCGCTGGAAGGGCGTGCCGTTCTTTTTGCGTTCGGGCAAAAATCTCACTGAAAAACATTCACAGATCATCATCCAGTTCAAGGAACCCCCGCTCGCCATGTTCCCCATGCAAACATTGAAGGCGAACATGCTCGTGCTTTACCTGCAGCCCGATGAAGGCGTGCACCTGCGCTTCGAGGCCAAAGCCCCCGATACCGTCTCTGAAACGCGCTCGGTCGACATGGAATTCAAATACGCCGAAGCCTTTGGCAAAACCGCCATCCCCGAAGCCTATGAAAGACTCCTGCTCGATGCCATTCAAGGCGACGCCGCGCTCTTCACCCGCGCAGATGAAGTGGAAGCCGCCTGGGCGCTGATCGACCCAATTTTGCAAACGTGGGAAACGCATCAGACTCCGCCATTGGCTGTTTACAAACCAGGCAGCTGGGGCCCACCCGAGGCAGATACCCTGCTCGCCCGCGACGGACGCCGCTGGCTTAATGAAGAAGCCAGCCTGATGCTGGAAAAGCAGGCATGA
- a CDS encoding YqaE/Pmp3 family membrane protein: MDNKFLQFIVSLFIPPLAVYMKTGKIDNTFWLNIVLTILGGIPGLLHAWYVIFAR, from the coding sequence ATGGATAACAAGTTCCTGCAATTCATCGTCTCGCTTTTCATTCCCCCGCTCGCCGTGTACATGAAAACGGGCAAGATCGACAACACCTTCTGGTTGAATATCGTCTTGACCATTCTCGGCGGCATCCCCGGCTTGCTCCACGCCTGGTATGTGATCTTCGCCAGGTAA